A single genomic interval of Mucilaginibacter robiniae harbors:
- a CDS encoding DUF3341 domain-containing protein, with protein MSSTKFILGCFDDPDDMMHGIEKLQKSSIPIYDVYSPMPIHGIEAKLGIKESRLGYAAFCFGCLGATVIFSLVYYTLVHDWPMNIGGKPHFAIPNFVPFTFEWTILFTAFGMVITFFYATHLFPGRAPRVMDLRATDDRFVIAINAKGNVPHDDITRLLKEAGAVEVKHNDRKYVSYE; from the coding sequence ATGAGCAGCACTAAATTTATACTGGGTTGTTTTGACGACCCGGATGATATGATGCACGGCATCGAGAAATTACAAAAGAGCAGTATTCCAATTTACGATGTGTATTCGCCAATGCCTATACACGGTATAGAAGCAAAGTTGGGAATCAAAGAATCACGTTTGGGTTATGCTGCATTCTGTTTCGGTTGCTTAGGTGCTACAGTTATATTCAGCTTGGTGTACTATACACTGGTGCATGACTGGCCAATGAACATAGGTGGTAAACCGCATTTTGCAATTCCAAACTTTGTACCGTTTACTTTTGAGTGGACTATTCTGTTTACTGCATTTGGTATGGTGATTACCTTTTTCTACGCTACACACCTTTTTCCGGGCCGGGCACCACGAGTAATGGACTTGCGGGCTACTGATGACCGTTTTGTGATAGCAATTAATGCTAAAGGCAATGTGCCACATGATGATATTACCCGCCTGTTGAAAGAAGCTGGCGCCGTTGAAGTTAAGCATAACGACAGAAAATATGTTAGCTATGAGTAA
- a CDS encoding cytochrome c oxidase subunit I, with amino-acid sequence MSTLSVQGHGVAHHDHDHEHHHNETFLTKYVFSQDHKMIARQFLITGIVMAVIAMVLSILFRIQLAYPDKSFPFMETLLGRFAPEGRIDANFYLALVTIHGTIMVFFVLTAGLSGTFSNLLIPYQLGARDMASPFMNMLSYWFFFIASIIMLSSFFVQKGPAGPGWTIYPPLSAMPKAMPNSGLGMTLWLASMVLFIASQLMGGINYISTILNMRTKGMDLWKMPLTIWAFFLTAVLGLLAFPVLVAGVVLLIFDRSFGTSFYLSDIVVQGQQMPYEGGSPILFQHLFWFLGHPEVYIVIMPAMGIVSEVMATNSRKPIFGYHAMVYSLIGITVLSFIVWGHHMFVTGMNPFLGGVFMITTLIIAVPSAVKTFNWLATLWRGNIRFTPAMLYSIGFVSFFISGGLTGIWLGNAALDINLHDTYFVVAHFHLVMGSAAIFGMLAGVYHWFPKMFGREMDDKLGYLHFWLTFIGAYLVFFPMHFMGLDGVPRRYYSFTEIESLKQWISVNTFITWAAIISALAQVAFLFNFFYSIFFGKKTTQNPWGSTTLEWTTPIEHIHGNWPGEIPTVYRWPYDYSKPGHDSDFIPQTVPFSQTLTSNLPHDFEDNPVALEKHKEWVNTQKSNEQQVK; translated from the coding sequence ATGTCAACATTATCAGTTCAGGGTCACGGGGTTGCGCATCATGATCACGATCACGAACACCACCATAACGAAACTTTCCTGACAAAGTACGTCTTTAGTCAGGACCATAAAATGATTGCCCGTCAATTTTTGATTACGGGTATCGTAATGGCTGTTATAGCCATGGTATTGTCTATCTTATTCCGTATACAATTAGCATATCCTGATAAATCTTTTCCTTTTATGGAAACTTTGTTAGGTCGTTTTGCACCTGAAGGCCGTATCGATGCTAACTTTTATTTGGCATTGGTTACTATACATGGTACCATCATGGTATTCTTCGTATTAACAGCCGGTTTGAGCGGTACCTTCAGTAACTTGCTTATTCCTTACCAATTAGGTGCAAGGGATATGGCTTCACCTTTTATGAACATGCTTTCATACTGGTTCTTCTTCATTGCAAGTATCATTATGTTAAGTTCATTCTTTGTACAAAAAGGTCCTGCTGGTCCGGGATGGACCATTTATCCGCCGCTTTCTGCTATGCCAAAAGCTATGCCGAACTCAGGCTTAGGTATGACGCTGTGGTTAGCTAGTATGGTATTGTTTATTGCTTCTCAGCTAATGGGGGGTATCAACTATATCAGTACCATTCTGAACATGCGTACTAAAGGTATGGACCTTTGGAAAATGCCTTTAACTATCTGGGCTTTCTTCTTAACTGCTGTATTAGGTTTATTAGCTTTCCCGGTATTAGTTGCAGGTGTGGTTCTATTGATCTTTGATCGTAGTTTCGGTACTAGCTTCTATTTATCTGATATCGTTGTACAAGGTCAGCAAATGCCTTACGAGGGTGGTAGCCCAATTTTGTTCCAGCATTTGTTCTGGTTCTTAGGTCACCCTGAGGTATATATTGTAATTATGCCTGCAATGGGTATCGTATCTGAGGTAATGGCAACTAACTCACGTAAGCCTATCTTCGGTTACCATGCCATGGTTTACTCATTAATTGGTATTACTGTATTATCATTTATCGTATGGGGGCACCACATGTTTGTAACGGGTATGAATCCGTTCTTGGGTGGAGTGTTCATGATTACGACGTTGATTATTGCGGTACCATCGGCAGTTAAAACGTTCAACTGGCTGGCAACACTGTGGCGTGGTAATATCCGCTTCACACCTGCTATGCTATATTCTATCGGTTTCGTTTCCTTCTTCATTTCTGGTGGTTTAACTGGTATTTGGTTAGGTAATGCAGCGTTAGATATCAATTTACATGATACCTACTTCGTGGTAGCTCACTTTCACTTGGTAATGGGTTCAGCTGCTATATTTGGTATGCTGGCTGGTGTTTATCATTGGTTCCCGAAAATGTTCGGTCGTGAAATGGACGATAAATTAGGTTACCTGCACTTCTGGCTTACTTTCATTGGTGCTTACCTGGTATTCTTCCCAATGCACTTCATGGGCTTAGATGGTGTACCACGTCGTTATTATTCATTCACTGAAATTGAATCATTAAAACAGTGGATCTCAGTAAACACCTTTATCACTTGGGCTGCGATTATTTCAGCTCTGGCACAAGTAGCGTTCTTGTTCAACTTCTTCTATTCTATCTTCTTTGGTAAGAAAACCACGCAAAATCCTTGGGGTTCTACCACACTGGAATGGACTACACCAATTGAGCACATCCATGGTAACTGGCCAGGTGAAATACCAACTGTTTACCGTTGGCCTTATGATTACAGCAAGCCAGGGCATGATTCAGATTTCATCCCGCAAACTGTACCATTCTCACAAACTTTAACCTCAAATCTGCCACATGATTTTGAAGATAATCCTGTAGCGTTGGAAAAACATAAAGAGTGGGTGAACACTCAAAAGTCAAATGAGCAACAAGTAAAATAA
- a CDS encoding quinol:cytochrome C oxidoreductase: MSTHQHNFTERFEFAGKAKTLSLVGIVLGVLGIIYGFLSGEQNIQRTFSNLLLGSYYFVGIGLAGVFFLAYQYVAQAGWSVGLLRIPQAFARTLGIGAVILIVIVTAGLLTKHHIMEEGKEVLAPYLYAHWATPGLTTPGSENYDAVIAGKAPFLTIPFFFGMLIILLGLYTLFGRLLVNYSNNEDVLGGMLNYNKSFKISAIFLVIFGFTFPIYAFGTIMSLEAHWFSTMFGWYNLAAIHVTGLAVIGLTLIILKQNGYFSWVNENHLHDLGKLMFGFSIFWTYVWFAQFFLIWYANMPEETVYIYQRWEPEYKFWYWLNIGLNFVAPLFLLMKNDDKRSLNRMKMVCIILIIGHWLDFYQMIMPGTIEKTKTFDILEFVHCALIFSGFAGLFTYLMLTALSKFESLVPKKHPFIEESLHHHI; this comes from the coding sequence ATGAGCACTCATCAACATAATTTTACAGAACGATTTGAATTTGCCGGCAAAGCCAAAACGCTGAGCTTGGTTGGTATCGTTTTAGGTGTGCTGGGTATTATTTACGGCTTTTTAAGTGGTGAACAAAATATCCAGCGTACGTTTTCAAACCTATTGCTGGGCAGTTATTATTTTGTAGGCATAGGTTTAGCTGGTGTATTCTTTTTAGCTTACCAATATGTAGCACAGGCTGGCTGGTCAGTAGGTTTATTGCGCATCCCCCAAGCTTTTGCACGTACGTTAGGTATTGGTGCTGTTATCTTGATTGTTATAGTAACCGCAGGTTTGTTAACCAAGCACCATATCATGGAAGAAGGCAAAGAAGTACTAGCTCCTTACCTGTATGCACATTGGGCTACTCCGGGCTTAACTACTCCGGGTAGCGAAAACTATGATGCTGTAATTGCCGGTAAAGCGCCTTTCTTAACTATACCTTTCTTCTTTGGTATGTTAATCATCTTATTAGGCTTATATACCTTATTTGGCCGTTTGCTGGTTAACTATTCAAATAACGAAGACGTTTTAGGAGGTATGCTGAATTACAACAAAAGCTTTAAAATTTCAGCGATATTCCTGGTAATATTTGGTTTTACTTTCCCGATTTATGCTTTTGGTACCATCATGTCATTAGAAGCACACTGGTTTTCAACAATGTTCGGTTGGTACAACTTAGCAGCCATCCACGTTACTGGTTTAGCAGTAATTGGTTTAACCTTGATTATACTAAAACAAAACGGTTACTTCTCATGGGTAAATGAAAACCATTTACATGATTTGGGTAAACTAATGTTTGGTTTCTCAATCTTCTGGACTTACGTATGGTTTGCACAATTCTTCCTGATTTGGTATGCCAACATGCCTGAAGAAACAGTATACATCTACCAGCGTTGGGAGCCGGAATATAAATTTTGGTACTGGTTGAACATTGGTTTAAACTTCGTTGCACCATTGTTTCTGTTGATGAAAAATGATGACAAACGTTCATTAAACAGAATGAAGATGGTTTGTATCATTTTAATCATCGGTCACTGGTTAGATTTTTATCAAATGATTATGCCAGGTACTATTGAGAAGACTAAAACTTTCGACATTCTTGAATTTGTACATTGTGCTTTAATTTTCTCAGGTTTCGCCGGATTGTTTACTTATCTGATGCTCACTGCGTTAAGTAAATTTGAATCGCTCGTACCTAAAAAGCACCCATTCATTGAGGAAAGTCTGCATCATCACATATAA
- a CDS encoding c-type cytochrome: protein MSKMKIFGVTIVTAAAAILATACNDKRSTGWEYAPNMYEHIAFEYDQKNPNFKDGKTAQLPPAGTIPLGFTRFDYPNTRDGYNLASTEVKNPLAMTQTNYAEGKVLFEHFCSPCHGMTGQGDGLVVQHGYPAPPSYSKGQSSRGGAMKDLTDGKIYHTVTYGVNAMGSYASQLAPDERWKVIMYVHHLQTL, encoded by the coding sequence ATGAGTAAAATGAAAATATTTGGTGTAACCATAGTTACAGCTGCTGCGGCTATATTGGCAACAGCTTGTAATGACAAGCGTAGCACCGGTTGGGAATATGCGCCAAATATGTACGAGCATATTGCCTTTGAATACGACCAAAAGAATCCAAATTTCAAAGACGGTAAAACTGCACAATTGCCTCCTGCTGGAACTATTCCGCTGGGCTTTACCCGCTTTGATTATCCTAATACCCGCGATGGTTACAATCTGGCCAGTACAGAAGTGAAAAACCCACTTGCAATGACCCAGACTAATTATGCAGAAGGTAAAGTATTGTTCGAGCACTTTTGCTCACCTTGTCATGGTATGACCGGACAAGGCGACGGATTAGTTGTTCAGCATGGTTATCCAGCTCCGCCTTCTTATTCTAAAGGACAATCATCACGCGGTGGCGCAATGAAAGATCTGACAGACGGTAAAATATATCATACGGTTACTTACGGTGTAAATGCTATGGGCTCTTATGCCTCTCAATTGGCACCTGATGAACGCTGGAAAGTAATCATGTATGTTCACCATTTACAAACTCTATAA
- the nrfD gene encoding NrfD/PsrC family molybdoenzyme membrane anchor subunit, with protein MASHGEAIIREPLITGKKITYAQITNEVLNPVENKPNMAWWIGFTMASLGAMLWTFSIGWTFWYGIGAWGLNKTVGWAWDITGFVWWVGIGHAGTLISAVLLIFRQNWRNSINRSAEAMTIFAVICAATYIFGHMGRPWLAYWTLPLPNQYGSLWVDWNSALMMDVFAISTYFSVSLVFWYTGLLPDIASIRDRATGLRRRIYSILSFGWTGSVKTWQRFETVSLILAGISTPLVLSVHTIVSFDFATSLEPGWHTTIFPPYFVAGAIFSGFAMVQTLLLVARKVLGLENYITMFHIESMNKIILLTGSVVGVAYITEFFIAWYSGVEAEQYAFINRSTGPYWWAYWSMMTCNVITPQLFWFKRVRINIPLSWILSIVVNIGMWFERFVIIVTSLHRDFIPSSWAMFYPTWTDVGIFVGSIGLFFTMFLLFIRVLPSVAMAEVKLLLKSSSEQAKKKLLDEGHIEPEQAEFYKESLEKYDSVELSQYQKA; from the coding sequence ATGGCATCTCACGGTGAAGCAATAATCAGGGAACCGTTAATTACGGGTAAAAAAATCACCTACGCTCAAATTACGAACGAGGTATTAAACCCTGTTGAAAATAAACCTAATATGGCTTGGTGGATTGGTTTCACCATGGCCTCATTGGGGGCAATGTTATGGACATTCTCTATCGGCTGGACTTTCTGGTACGGTATCGGAGCCTGGGGTTTGAATAAAACTGTAGGTTGGGCTTGGGATATCACCGGTTTCGTATGGTGGGTAGGTATCGGTCACGCTGGTACATTGATCTCTGCGGTATTATTAATTTTCCGCCAAAACTGGCGTAACTCTATCAACCGTTCAGCAGAAGCGATGACTATCTTCGCGGTTATTTGTGCGGCAACTTACATCTTTGGTCACATGGGCCGCCCATGGTTAGCTTACTGGACTTTACCACTACCTAACCAATACGGTTCATTATGGGTTGACTGGAACTCGGCCCTGATGATGGACGTGTTTGCGATTTCTACATACTTTTCCGTATCATTAGTATTCTGGTACACTGGTTTATTACCAGATATCGCCAGTATCCGCGACCGTGCTACTGGTTTACGCCGCCGTATCTATTCTATCCTTTCTTTCGGATGGACTGGTTCGGTAAAAACCTGGCAACGTTTTGAAACTGTATCATTAATCCTGGCTGGTATATCAACACCATTAGTACTTTCGGTACACACCATCGTATCTTTTGACTTTGCTACATCATTGGAACCAGGCTGGCACACTACCATTTTCCCACCATACTTCGTTGCAGGTGCGATATTCTCTGGTTTTGCCATGGTACAAACGTTGTTGCTGGTAGCTCGTAAAGTATTAGGCTTAGAAAACTACATTACCATGTTCCACATTGAATCTATGAACAAGATTATCTTGTTAACAGGTTCAGTAGTAGGTGTGGCATATATTACTGAGTTCTTCATCGCTTGGTACTCTGGTGTAGAAGCTGAGCAATATGCTTTCATCAACCGTTCAACTGGTCCGTACTGGTGGGCTTACTGGAGCATGATGACTTGTAACGTAATTACGCCGCAGCTGTTCTGGTTTAAACGTGTACGTATCAATATTCCACTTTCATGGATTCTATCTATTGTGGTTAACATTGGTATGTGGTTCGAGCGTTTCGTAATTATCGTAACCTCATTACACCGTGACTTTATTCCATCAAGCTGGGCTATGTTTTACCCAACCTGGACAGATGTGGGCATCTTCGTAGGATCAATCGGTTTATTCTTTACCATGTTCCTGTTGTTTATCCGGGTGCTGCCATCTGTAGCTATGGCAGAAGTGAAACTGCTGCTGAAATCATCTAGCGAGCAGGCCAAGAAGAAATTGCTTGATGAAGGGCATATAGAGCCTGAGCAAGCAGAGTTCTATAAAGAATCATTAGAAAAGTACGACAGTGTTGAACTATCTCAATACCAAAAAGCATAA
- a CDS encoding cytochrome c oxidase subunit II, whose translation MGFNLIKYKKFFSLLAVMLLGINWVMAQATSSNTTAVDTGDKTAQTAGMWTGVGYYVLLFLVVCIVVGIIGKILKVYDLTLQMQGKKGVNWNNVMSVLFIVFMLLGLVGVYYSFTVHGSMILPESASVHGATLDTMMWITFGITVVVFFATQIMLFVFVFKYRQSDKRKAYYVPHNNTIEKLWTIVPAVVLTILVVFGFFAWRKITNTVDAKGETASLNVDVTGHQFAWEIRYPGRDGKLGAKNYKLINGTNKLGIDYKDRNSFDDLQADTLMIPVNKSVRLNIIAQDVIHSVYMPNFRVQMNAVPGLPTFFKFTPTITTADMRQRLDQPDFNYHLYCNKICGGSHYNMQKLVVVVTESEFQNWLARQKPYLTDQMKKEMKLADNPLYQKSVLQNSLASNK comes from the coding sequence ATGGGATTCAATTTAATAAAATATAAAAAGTTTTTTTCGCTGTTAGCCGTTATGCTGTTGGGCATCAACTGGGTAATGGCTCAGGCTACCAGCTCTAATACAACGGCTGTAGATACTGGCGACAAAACCGCACAAACAGCTGGCATGTGGACAGGTGTTGGTTATTATGTATTATTGTTCCTGGTTGTTTGCATCGTTGTTGGCATTATTGGAAAAATTTTGAAAGTATACGACTTGACTTTGCAGATGCAAGGTAAAAAAGGCGTAAACTGGAATAATGTGATGTCTGTATTATTCATCGTTTTCATGCTGCTTGGCTTGGTTGGTGTATATTACTCCTTCACTGTACATGGCAGTATGATTTTGCCAGAGTCAGCATCTGTACATGGGGCTACCTTAGATACTATGATGTGGATTACGTTTGGTATTACAGTGGTGGTTTTCTTTGCTACACAAATCATGCTGTTCGTATTTGTTTTCAAATACCGTCAGTCCGATAAACGTAAAGCATACTACGTTCCTCATAATAACACTATTGAAAAGTTGTGGACTATTGTACCTGCGGTAGTGTTAACTATCCTGGTTGTATTCGGCTTCTTCGCTTGGAGAAAAATTACTAACACGGTTGATGCTAAAGGTGAAACAGCATCGTTAAATGTAGATGTGACCGGTCACCAGTTTGCTTGGGAAATTCGTTATCCAGGCCGTGATGGTAAATTAGGTGCTAAAAACTATAAATTGATTAACGGTACTAATAAATTAGGTATTGATTACAAAGATCGTAACAGCTTTGATGATTTACAGGCTGATACTCTAATGATACCTGTAAATAAATCAGTAAGGTTAAACATTATTGCACAGGATGTTATCCATAGTGTTTACATGCCTAACTTCCGTGTGCAGATGAATGCTGTACCGGGTTTACCTACCTTCTTCAAATTTACGCCTACTATCACGACTGCCGATATGCGTCAGCGTTTAGATCAGCCTGATTTCAACTATCACTTATACTGCAACAAAATCTGTGGTGGTAGCCATTACAATATGCAAAAGCTGGTTGTAGTTGTTACTGAATCGGAGTTCCAAAACTGGTTGGCTCGTCAAAAGCCATATCTAACCGATCAGATGAAAAAAGAAATGAAGCTGGCTGATAATCCGCTTTATCAAAAATCGGTATTACAAAATAGTTTAGCGTCAAATAAATAA
- the cyoE gene encoding heme o synthase — MKWGDLIKLVKFRLTFLVVFSASISFLIGSKVNGGDINWINWIKLIIGGFLITGAANGFNEIIEKDLDRLMKRTADRPLPAGRMTNGQALVLSLLMGMGGTYLLGNLNLLTGFLSVFAIVLYAFAYTPLKRKSPISVFVGAIPGALPPLIGYVAAHPKIDQIALIVFGIQFMWQLPHFWAIAWVIDDDYKLAGFRLLPTGTRSRVSAVVIFIFTLALLPVSLLPTWYHYGGYYVGVVSLICSVIFLYQAFVLMRTLEVKSARSLMFGSFLYLPIVQLMFLFDFINK; from the coding sequence ATGAAGTGGGGTGATTTAATTAAACTGGTTAAGTTCAGGCTTACTTTCTTAGTCGTATTCTCTGCTTCTATCTCATTCCTGATTGGAAGTAAAGTGAATGGTGGTGACATTAACTGGATTAACTGGATCAAGCTGATTATAGGTGGGTTTTTGATTACCGGTGCGGCCAATGGCTTTAACGAGATTATAGAAAAAGACCTGGACCGTTTAATGAAACGTACAGCCGACCGCCCATTACCTGCAGGACGTATGACTAACGGACAAGCCTTGGTATTAAGTTTATTGATGGGAATGGGAGGTACTTATCTGTTGGGTAACTTAAATCTCCTTACAGGCTTCTTATCCGTATTTGCTATAGTATTATATGCATTTGCTTACACCCCTTTGAAACGTAAATCGCCTATTTCGGTGTTTGTAGGCGCTATACCCGGTGCCTTGCCACCGCTTATTGGCTATGTGGCCGCTCACCCTAAAATTGATCAGATTGCCTTAATTGTATTTGGCATTCAGTTCATGTGGCAATTGCCCCATTTCTGGGCTATTGCATGGGTTATTGATGATGATTACAAACTGGCAGGATTCAGATTATTGCCTACCGGAACCCGTAGTCGTGTAAGTGCTGTAGTCATCTTTATATTCACGCTGGCTTTACTGCCTGTAAGCTTACTGCCAACCTGGTACCATTATGGTGGCTATTATGTAGGAGTGGTCTCTTTAATTTGCAGCGTTATATTTTTGTACCAGGCATTTGTTTTAATGCGCACTTTAGAAGTAAAATCGGCCCGTTCATTAATGTTCGGCTCTTTCCTGTATCTGCCTATTGTGCAGTTAATGTTTTTGTTTGATTTTATCAATAAGTAA
- a CDS encoding COX15/CtaA family protein, which translates to MSIATAKTKFQQINLITIVLLFVLILAGGVVRSSGSGMGCPDWPKCFGRYIPPTDVNELPKDYKQTYVAKRMKKNQRFAKTLDVFGYSDLATRIRQDKSILVPEEFNATRTWTEYINRLVGALSGLFLLLSAVYAFNYWKQATRIPVLSVANVILVGFQAWLGSIVVSTNLVAWIVTVHMILALVILAITIYTYYYSKVQSKPAIENKLIPRLLTILAVLLSTVQIVFGTEVREKIDAVATQYQDQSRGNWVNATGNIFTHHRDFALLVVLANVILFYFIRKSFNPHSIHQQLMSFVFLLIMLQVGTGIALSYAALPPIAQGAHIILASLIFGAQFYLLLNLGRTANYTEVRR; encoded by the coding sequence ATGAGCATAGCAACAGCAAAAACAAAGTTTCAACAAATAAACCTTATTACTATTGTTTTGCTTTTTGTGTTAATATTAGCTGGTGGAGTAGTGCGTAGCAGTGGTTCTGGTATGGGATGCCCTGATTGGCCTAAATGTTTTGGCCGTTATATTCCACCTACTGATGTAAACGAACTACCTAAAGATTATAAACAAACGTACGTAGCTAAACGCATGAAAAAGAACCAACGCTTTGCCAAAACGTTGGATGTATTTGGCTATAGTGATTTAGCTACCCGTATCAGGCAAGATAAATCTATATTAGTTCCTGAAGAATTTAATGCTACCCGTACCTGGACAGAGTACATCAACAGGCTTGTTGGGGCACTATCAGGCTTATTTCTACTGTTATCTGCCGTTTACGCGTTCAATTACTGGAAGCAAGCTACCCGCATTCCGGTATTAAGCGTTGCTAACGTGATTTTAGTAGGCTTTCAAGCATGGCTAGGATCAATTGTTGTATCTACCAACTTGGTGGCTTGGATAGTTACCGTACACATGATATTGGCTCTTGTTATTTTAGCTATAACTATATATACTTATTATTACTCAAAAGTTCAGAGTAAGCCAGCCATAGAAAACAAGCTTATACCTCGTCTTTTAACAATATTAGCCGTGTTATTGAGTACTGTACAGATTGTATTTGGAACAGAAGTACGCGAAAAAATAGATGCAGTAGCTACTCAATACCAAGATCAGTCTCGTGGGAACTGGGTAAATGCAACCGGTAACATATTTACGCACCATCGCGACTTTGCTCTATTAGTGGTGCTGGCTAACGTTATACTGTTCTACTTTATTCGCAAAAGCTTTAATCCGCATTCTATTCACCAACAATTAATGAGCTTTGTGTTTTTGTTGATTATGTTGCAAGTGGGCACTGGTATTGCTTTATCCTATGCAGCCTTACCGCCAATAGCACAAGGGGCACATATTATACTAGCAAGCCTGATTTTTGGTGCACAATTTTACTTATTACTGAACTTAGGCCGAACAGCTAATTATACGGAGGTACGCAGATGA